In a single window of the Acyrthosiphon pisum isolate AL4f chromosome X, pea_aphid_22Mar2018_4r6ur, whole genome shotgun sequence genome:
- the LOC100570038 gene encoding uncharacterized protein LOC100570038 isoform X2 has protein sequence MKIIFRQSLILDCNHIKTLWDKTLSIGTDTYRLKFHNKLLSTYQDKQETLSMEDCMVFIESYYHAASVYFFWRSYKTALYKIRDGIKFGHSVHKQLFKDDSINKYIKDLNSWLWLCESLKQDILIYTNPETTLEHNSDVSTIKLNSNASVLIYRKYFLDDDLEECKKKSLEILATENYKSIEDNNIIYTKYNLMYKYLLLASFGKTEKVKLDNVINAIRLPVLSIEDRLLNYKALLITMDMLHICLDEKELLDELEACEPMNSLKKNDSFFREIIIPRLKNVYYAMHDKDIIMKLIFNLSTKDAIINERILHVIVTSAIDIAELDQSKYITHIKTIKTAIKVLRNFVKVFVVEKEKSEKNKTEKDNKCESEEIETEYYTYKWLAELYGVLCDPSNHLTKYQRRLKLYIGLADKIIDGNDDHLKYLKNKQDAKILLANNSWEVNSWPGGWNFSNLKTETSKILDTYTNEKKSNMLKDLNSLRNKSKCPYVNKIEINILLYRLYVMDSDKNEYKELHQYLAKAINEVVITSEDRARNMEAHELLSMYLMIQNRHSIEQVQTNTGSQNGGIR, from the exons GACAATCTTTAATTTTGGATTGTAATC atattAAAACGCTTTGGGATAAAACTCTTTCAATAGGAACTGACACATACAGACTTAAAtttcataacaaattattaagcACATatcag gaTAAACAAGAGACGCTATCAATGGAAGATTGTATGGTGTTTATTGAATCATATTATCATGCAGCAAGTGTCTATTTTTTTTGGAGAAGCTATAAAACTGCACTATATAAGATAAGAGAtg GTATAAAATTTGGTCATTCTGTTCATAAACAGCTGTTCAAAGatgatagtataaataaatatattaaagatttaaattcGTGGTTATGGCTGTGTGAGTCATTGAAAcaagacatattaatatatactaatcCTGAGACAACTCTTGAACATAATAGCGATgtatcaacaataaaattaaactccAATGCATCAGTATTAATTTAtcggaaatattttttagacgaT GACCTCGAAGAATGTAAGAAGAAATCATTAGAAATATTGGCAACTGAAAACTATAAATCCAttgaagacaataatattatttataccaaatataatttaatgtataaatacttaCTTCTTGCCAGTTTTGGAAAAACAGAGAAGGTTAAATTAGATAATGTAATTAATGCAATTCGGTTGCCAGTCTTATCAATCGAA gatagattattaaactataaagcaTTATTAATCACAATGGACATGCTACACATATGCTTGGATGAAAAAGAATTATTAGATGAGTTAGAAGCTTGTGAGCCAATgaattcacttaaaaaaaacgattcct tctTCCGCGAAATAATAATTCCcagattaaaaaatgtatattatgctatGCATGATAAGGATATAATAATGAAGCTCATTTTc AATCTATCAACAAAGGACGCTATAATTAATGAGAGGATATTGCATGTAATTGTCACTTCAGCAATAGATATTGCCGAACTTGACCAAAGcaaatatataacacatattaaaactatcaaaactg caATTAAGGTTCTCAGAAATTTCGTCAAAGTTTTTGTTgtggaaaaagaaaaaagcgaaaaaaataaaacagaaaaagATAATAAATGTGAATCCGAAGAAAttgaaacagaatattata cttataagtGGTTAGCTGAATTGTATGGAGTACTTTGTGATCCTTCAAATCATTTAACAAAGTATCAAAgaagattaaaattatatataggatTAGCAGATAAAATTATTGATGGAAATGATGACCACTTAAAGTATCTAAAGAATAAACAGGATGCCAAA attcTATTAGCCAATAACAGTTGGGAAGTTAATTCTTGGCCTGGTGGTtggaattttagtaatttaaaaacagaaacgTCAAAAATATTAGACACATAcacgaatgaaaaaaaatcaaatatgttGAAAGACCTAAATTCTCTgagaaataaatcaaaatgtccATACGTTAATaagatagaaataaatattctacTTTATAGATTATATGTTATGGATTcggataaaaatgaatataaagaATTGCACCAATATTTAGCGAAAGCTATTAATGAAGTAGTCATTACTAGCGAG gatCGAGCTAGAAATATGGAAGCTCATGAACTTTtaagtatgtatttaatgaTACAGAACAGACATTCAATTGAACag gtacagaCAAATACTGGTTCTCAAAACGGAGGTataagataa
- the LOC100570038 gene encoding uncharacterized protein LOC100570038 isoform X1 — MKIIFRQSLILDCNHIKTLWDKTLSIGTDTYRLKFHNKLLSTYQDKQETLSMEDCMVFIESYYHAASVYFFWRSYKTALYKIRDGIKFGHSVHKQLFKDDSINKYIKDLNSWLWLCESLKQDILIYTNPETTLEHNSDVSTIKLNSNASVLIYRKYFLDDDLEECKKKSLEILATENYKSIEDNNIIYTKYNLMYKYLLLASFGKTEKVKLDNVINAIRLPVLSIEDRLLNYKALLITMDMLHICLDEKELLDELEACEPMNSLKKNDSFFREIIIPRLKNVYYAMHDKDIIMKLIFNLSTKDAIINERILHVIVTSAIDIAELDQSKYITHIKTIKTAIKVLRNFVKVFVVEKEKSEKNKTEKDNKCESEEIETEYYSEKMVELLSNSTPDKKTKNVFIAYKWLAELYGVLCDPSNHLTKYQRRLKLYIGLADKIIDGNDDHLKYLKNKQDAKILLANNSWEVNSWPGGWNFSNLKTETSKILDTYTNEKKSNMLKDLNSLRNKSKCPYVNKIEINILLYRLYVMDSDKNEYKELHQYLAKAINEVVITSEDRARNMEAHELLSMYLMIQNRHSIEQVQTNTGSQNGGIR; from the exons GACAATCTTTAATTTTGGATTGTAATC atattAAAACGCTTTGGGATAAAACTCTTTCAATAGGAACTGACACATACAGACTTAAAtttcataacaaattattaagcACATatcag gaTAAACAAGAGACGCTATCAATGGAAGATTGTATGGTGTTTATTGAATCATATTATCATGCAGCAAGTGTCTATTTTTTTTGGAGAAGCTATAAAACTGCACTATATAAGATAAGAGAtg GTATAAAATTTGGTCATTCTGTTCATAAACAGCTGTTCAAAGatgatagtataaataaatatattaaagatttaaattcGTGGTTATGGCTGTGTGAGTCATTGAAAcaagacatattaatatatactaatcCTGAGACAACTCTTGAACATAATAGCGATgtatcaacaataaaattaaactccAATGCATCAGTATTAATTTAtcggaaatattttttagacgaT GACCTCGAAGAATGTAAGAAGAAATCATTAGAAATATTGGCAACTGAAAACTATAAATCCAttgaagacaataatattatttataccaaatataatttaatgtataaatacttaCTTCTTGCCAGTTTTGGAAAAACAGAGAAGGTTAAATTAGATAATGTAATTAATGCAATTCGGTTGCCAGTCTTATCAATCGAA gatagattattaaactataaagcaTTATTAATCACAATGGACATGCTACACATATGCTTGGATGAAAAAGAATTATTAGATGAGTTAGAAGCTTGTGAGCCAATgaattcacttaaaaaaaacgattcct tctTCCGCGAAATAATAATTCCcagattaaaaaatgtatattatgctatGCATGATAAGGATATAATAATGAAGCTCATTTTc AATCTATCAACAAAGGACGCTATAATTAATGAGAGGATATTGCATGTAATTGTCACTTCAGCAATAGATATTGCCGAACTTGACCAAAGcaaatatataacacatattaaaactatcaaaactg caATTAAGGTTCTCAGAAATTTCGTCAAAGTTTTTGTTgtggaaaaagaaaaaagcgaaaaaaataaaacagaaaaagATAATAAATGTGAATCCGAAGAAAttgaaacagaatattatagtGAGAAAATGGTGGAATTATTATCCAATTCAACGCCTGATAAAAAAACTAAGAACGtttttatagcttataagtGGTTAGCTGAATTGTATGGAGTACTTTGTGATCCTTCAAATCATTTAACAAAGTATCAAAgaagattaaaattatatataggatTAGCAGATAAAATTATTGATGGAAATGATGACCACTTAAAGTATCTAAAGAATAAACAGGATGCCAAA attcTATTAGCCAATAACAGTTGGGAAGTTAATTCTTGGCCTGGTGGTtggaattttagtaatttaaaaacagaaacgTCAAAAATATTAGACACATAcacgaatgaaaaaaaatcaaatatgttGAAAGACCTAAATTCTCTgagaaataaatcaaaatgtccATACGTTAATaagatagaaataaatattctacTTTATAGATTATATGTTATGGATTcggataaaaatgaatataaagaATTGCACCAATATTTAGCGAAAGCTATTAATGAAGTAGTCATTACTAGCGAG gatCGAGCTAGAAATATGGAAGCTCATGAACTTTtaagtatgtatttaatgaTACAGAACAGACATTCAATTGAACag gtacagaCAAATACTGGTTCTCAAAACGGAGGTataagataa